A DNA window from Eretmochelys imbricata isolate rEreImb1 chromosome 3, rEreImb1.hap1, whole genome shotgun sequence contains the following coding sequences:
- the PLN gene encoding phospholamban — protein sequence MEKVQHITRSAMRRASTIEVNPHTRQKLQELFINFCLILICLLLICILVMLL from the coding sequence ATGGAGAAGGTTCAGCACATAACCCGCTCTGCCATGAGGAGAGCCTCAACTATTGAGGTGAACCCACACACACGCCAAAAGCTCCAGGAGCTCTTTATAaatttttgtcttattttaatATGCCTCTTGCTTATCTGTATCCTTGTGATGCTTCTCTGA